A single Plasmodium sp. gorilla clade G2 genome assembly, chromosome: 7 DNA region contains:
- a CDS encoding type 2A phosphatase-associated protein 42, putative, with translation MNVNEILSIYDSLYSMFDNYIINNNKDGISKYCSIFVKKEFVEFLRYDVNIKIISNKKVIKNKDEIIDELLYAFKTMGSYINKSDLFSKNEEIEDINTKYIKLLLIPFILGSLCYETLNINIRYERLKDAILYYNEFLRLINMFKIIDIDDYLYDEGTQTNLTNRRNIKIKRTKDEHKFELMYNDILQKINDQNNKQKVKDIQQNISNNTYDTYNDIDDEEIRKMYISLIQHKCMQTLNTIDLIHTELPLLKMRNDKQQEQRNKDEQYNKNNNNNNNNNNNNNNNNNNNNNNFYNNHSSNEIKNEAIKKPWFFTIKKNMKPSDITQLRNYYKDLVFKPFHNLPTISLEECAQMEMQYSLKDTNDINNTQGYRNLNEEKELLRNEKNDDYYKDQLKKEDEKDLHDKEWDDWKDLHPKGIGNKNKNVG, from the coding sequence atGAATGTTAATGAAATACTATCTATATATGATAGTTTATATTCTATGtttgataattatattataaataataataaagatggaATTTCTAAGTACTGTTCTATATTTGTCAAGAAAGAATTTGTGGAATTTTTAAGATATgatgttaatataaaaattatatccaATAAAAAGGTTATAAAGAATAAAGATGAAATAATTGATGAACTTCTTTATGCTTTTAAAACGATGGGAtcttatattaataagaGTGATTTGTTttcaaaaaatgaagaaatagaagatataaataccaaatatattaaactaTTACTTATCCCATTTATTTTAGGGAGCTTATGTTATGaaacattaaatataaatatacgaTATGAAAGATTAAAAGAtgctatattatattataatgaatttCTTAGATTgataaatatgtttaaaattattgatatcgatgattatttatatgatgaaGGAACACAAACAAATCTAACCAAtagaagaaatattaaaattaagagAACAAAAGATGAACATAAATTTGAACTCATGTATAATGATATCttacaaaaaattaatgatcaaaataataaacaaaaagtaAAAGATATAcaacaaaatatatctaataacACATATGATACttataatgatatagatgatgaagaaataagaaaaatgtaTATCTCTCTAATCCAACATAAATGTATGCAAACATTAAATACTATTGATTTAATCCATACAGAATTACCACttttaaaaatgagaaaTGATAAACAGCAAGAACAAAGAAATAAAGACgaacaatataataaaaataataacaataataataataataataataataataataacaataataataataataataataatttttataataatcattcctcaaatgaaataaaaaatgaagcaATCAAAAAACCATGGTTTTTtactattaaaaaaaatatgaaaccATCTGATATAACCCAActaagaaattattataaagattTAGTGTTTAAACCTTTTCATAATTTACCAACTATTTCTTTAGAAGAATGTGCTCAAATGGAAATGCAGTATTCCTTAAAAGATAcgaatgatattaataatacacAAGGCTATAGAAAcctaaatgaagaaaaagaactattaagaaatgaaaaaaatgatgattattataaggaccaattaaaaaaagaagacgAAAAGGACCTACATGATAAGGAGTGGGATGATTGGAAAGACTTACATCCGAAGGGTATaggaaacaaaaataaaaatgtaggTTAA